The region GGCCCGGATCCTTAAGGGTCAGCAGGTAGTGCATGGTGGCCCCGAGGCTGTAAATATCGGATCGGAAATCAGTCTGGCGCTGCCTGAACTGCTCGGGGGGGGAAAAGCCCGGCGTCCCCATGAAAATCGTATCCTGCTCCTTCACGGGGTTGAAAAGGCGGGCTATGCCGAAATCAATGAAGCGCACCCCGAAGTCCGGGACGATGATGATGTTCTGGGGCTTTATATCGCGGTAAATCACGGGTGGGGACTGCCCATGAAGGTACTCCAGTATCTCCAGGATCTGAAGGGTCCACTCCCTCACCTGCTCCTCGGAAAAAGGCTCAGTCCTCTCATTGAGCAGCTCGTCAAGGGTTTTTCCCCTGATGAGCTCAAGCACCATATAGTCCCTTCCGTTGCTGGTGAAGCTGTCGCTGATTGAAGGGAGGCGCTGGTGGTGAAGGCGCGAGAGGAGCTCCACCTCGCCGCGGAACTGGGCCCTCACGCCCTCCATTTCACTCTCGTCTATATTCCTCGGGTAAAACTCCTTGAGGGCCCATGTGGTGGGAAGCTTCAGGTCTTCCACCTCATAGACATAGGAGAGGCCGCCCTTTCCTATCAGGCGCACCACCTTGTAGCGTTCATGGAGGGTCTCGCCCGGGTTGAGCATGGCCCTTCTCTCCTCCCGTCAGATAATGCCTATGAAATGAAGGGCGTTAATCACCGCGATCCCGAAGGAGACATAGGCAGGATATTTCTGCACGGATTTTTCCTCTTTGTCAAAGAGAATATAGGTATATGCCACCGTGAAAGGCGCCGCCAGCGGCACAAAGCTCTGGCCCACCAGGAAGGCCGAGACGGCTTTCCTGGGGATGACAAAATCATATATGGTGGGCTTTACGTTTACCGAGACCTGGATCGGGTAAGTCCTCTCCTCGGTCTCTATCAGTATCTTCCCGCGGTGCTTGAGGTTTCTCTTCTCCCCTGTAAGGTCTATGATGACGGCCACGCTCTGCTGGTTTGCCTCAAAATAATCAGGCGCCACCTTGATCCAGGACCTGTTGGAGCTCACCGAGGCTTTCAGGAACTTTCCCCCCGTATTCCTGATGGTAAGGGTCCCCTCGGCGCCCCGCCCCTGGTTTTCCAGCTCAAAAACGAGGTGCTGCTCGCTGAACTCCAGCGACAGGGAGCTTTCCGAAGGAGCCGCCATGAAGGGGAGCACGGTAGTATGGCGCAGCGACAGGGCATCCCTGAACTCGAGGGCGCTCTGGAACCTGTCGCGTGGCCGCAGGTTCAGGGCTTTCAGCAGCGCGTTGTCAAAGGCGTCGGAAAGATTGATGTTCACCGTCGAGGGCACGCTGAAGCAGAAGGGATTGTCTGAGGGATCCAGCCTTGTGCCCAGGTTGTAAAGAGTGGCTCCCAGGCTGTAGATATCGGAGCGCTGATCTGTCTGGCCTTTTCCGTACTGCTCGGGCGAAGCGAATCCAGGCGTGCCGATGATAATGGTGTCCGACACCTTATGGAGGTCATAAAACCTTGCAATGCCGAAATCAATGAGCTTTATCTTCCCGTCGGGTGTCCTTATAATGTTTTTCGGCTTGATGTCGCGGTAGATGATGGGCGGCTCCTGGCTGTGGAGGTAGTGAAGGGCCTCCGAGAGCGCCACGCCCCAGGTTCGGAGCGTCTCCTCGTCAATGAATCCTTCCGTCTTCTGGAGAATATCGAAGAGCGTCTCTCCTTCAATGTACTCCATGACCAGATAGTCGCTCTGGCCTTCACTGAAATAGTCGCCTACCCTGGGCAGGTTGGGATGATTGAGGCGGCAGAGGATCTGTGCCTCCCGCTCGAACTGGTTTTTCATTTCATTCTGCTCTTCGTCGGTGCCTGAATGCATCATCTGCTTCACTGCCCAGAGCCTGCCATGAAGGCGCGAGTCCTCGGCAAGAAAGACGCGTGACATTCCCCCCTCACCCAGGAGTTCCTTGACTACATAACGGTCTTTTACCATCTGCCCCGGCTTCATCATATGACCTCCACTAGGGAGATATTCGATGCCTTCTGGTGGAAACCTTTGGAGGCTCACCGGACTGTGGAGAACAGGAGAATAAAGGAGCCGGAATTGTATACTCAGAATACAGGGAGGCTGAGAAATATGCATAATTATCACGGGAGAAAAGAGGTATTCTGATGAATAATGCTTTCAGGCCGGCAAAACCGGCACTCTGGCCGGTCCTCATCGCATGGTGCATCCTTCTGATTCTCTGCATGGATGGATGTGCAGGAAAGAAGCCCCCGGAAACGCAGCCACCGGCGGCATCTCCTCACGCCGCTCCGGGACTTTCTTCCGCCCAGACTGATATTGACAAGGAGATTTCCTCAGGGAACCTGGAGAAGGTGAAAACCCTCGTCAAGCGCGATCCGGGCCTTCTCACCGGCAGGGACTTCATGGGGTACACCCCTCTTCATATGGCGGTGGCGGACAACAAAAAAGAAATTGTCAGGTTCCTCATCTCAAAGGGTGCCGATGT is a window of Candidatus Eremiobacterota bacterium DNA encoding:
- a CDS encoding serine/threonine-protein kinase — its product is MMKPGQMVKDRYVVKELLGEGGMSRVFLAEDSRLHGRLWAVKQMMHSGTDEEQNEMKNQFEREAQILCRLNHPNLPRVGDYFSEGQSDYLVMEYIEGETLFDILQKTEGFIDEETLRTWGVALSEALHYLHSQEPPIIYRDIKPKNIIRTPDGKIKLIDFGIARFYDLHKVSDTIIIGTPGFASPEQYGKGQTDQRSDIYSLGATLYNLGTRLDPSDNPFCFSVPSTVNINLSDAFDNALLKALNLRPRDRFQSALEFRDALSLRHTTVLPFMAAPSESSLSLEFSEQHLVFELENQGRGAEGTLTIRNTGGKFLKASVSSNRSWIKVAPDYFEANQQSVAVIIDLTGEKRNLKHRGKILIETEERTYPIQVSVNVKPTIYDFVIPRKAVSAFLVGQSFVPLAAPFTVAYTYILFDKEEKSVQKYPAYVSFGIAVINALHFIGII